A region of Alkalinema sp. FACHB-956 DNA encodes the following proteins:
- a CDS encoding LysR family transcriptional regulator gives MQWQELSEIELRQIYYFLEIVQSHNNVTEAAKRIGIKQPPLSQRIQALEAFLSHNQPQEVKLFDRHKRPMALTEAGQAFQADAQQALMYLERAINNARQASQGTIGRLAIGMNNSIANTMLPEIVQTFSQRFPKVDLELHEVTIQQEVQMLKKHQLDVIFQRASTFPETDAALSIQPILEEYFVVALPSHHALASRSTIPLTAIAHEAILLPSLDVLPFYEKIITLCREAGFEPKINPTVTVTGVVTLLSMVAAGVGVSILPNHVQTLQREGVVYRSLQNATLNRRIAIVWRREDRSAVLRQFLKVVQEVMNLSLLDSW, from the coding sequence ATGCAGTGGCAAGAACTCAGCGAAATTGAGCTGCGACAGATTTACTACTTTCTGGAAATTGTGCAAAGTCATAACAATGTTACCGAAGCCGCCAAACGAATCGGGATTAAACAACCGCCCCTGAGTCAACGCATTCAAGCACTAGAAGCCTTTCTCAGCCATAATCAACCGCAGGAAGTCAAGCTCTTCGATCGCCACAAACGGCCTATGGCGCTCACCGAAGCTGGACAAGCCTTTCAAGCCGATGCACAGCAAGCGTTGATGTATTTAGAACGAGCCATTAATAATGCGCGTCAAGCCAGTCAGGGAACGATCGGACGATTAGCAATTGGCATGAATAATTCGATCGCGAATACAATGCTACCGGAGATTGTGCAAACGTTTTCCCAACGGTTTCCCAAAGTGGATCTAGAACTCCATGAAGTGACGATTCAGCAGGAGGTTCAGATGCTCAAGAAACATCAATTAGATGTGATTTTTCAACGGGCTTCCACGTTCCCAGAAACAGATGCAGCGTTGAGCATTCAACCCATTCTTGAAGAATATTTTGTAGTTGCATTACCCAGCCACCATGCACTGGCCAGCCGCTCAACGATTCCCCTAACCGCGATCGCCCATGAGGCCATTCTCTTGCCGTCCCTCGATGTTTTACCCTTCTATGAAAAGATTATTACCCTTTGCCGTGAAGCTGGCTTTGAACCTAAAATCAACCCAACGGTAACGGTGACGGGAGTCGTGACCTTACTCAGCATGGTAGCGGCGGGCGTCGGTGTGTCGATTTTGCCGAATCATGTCCAAACGCTGCAACGGGAGGGGGTCGTGTACCGATCGCTCCAGAATGCCACCCTGAACCGACGGATTGCGATCGTGTGGCGCAGGGAGGATCGATCGGCTGTACTCCGTCAGTTCCTCAAAGTGGTGCAGGAGGTGATGAATTTATCGCTGCTGGATTCTTGGTAA
- a CDS encoding phage tail sheath C-terminal domain-containing protein, translating into MPTYKTPDVYIEELSVFPPSVAEVETAIPAFIGYTQLSPANLRNQPTKISSLLEYESLFGTAKNETLTVTLSETRDSNGIYPILSIAEPTLSHYLYYCMRMFFDNGGGKCYVVSVGDTSGAVALGDNTTGLLGGLQAISKEDEPTLIVIPDAVLLDSGAGTNYGTLMQAVLAQCARLKDRFAVMDVTRGKSTYVTSEIDAYRDLLGNNNLKYGAAYYPFIKSGLNYAYSDATIAINQPDEAADADNAAGPLNSLTLANLNDPANANYNTANYNNIKKKLADLFTTLPPSSAVAGIYATVDAARGVWKAPANVSINTVVGPVVRLDNANQDELNVNPGAGKSINAIRAFAGKGTLVWGARTLAGNDNEWRYVSVRRFYNMVEESVKKSTYWAVFEPNDANTWVKVRGMIENYLLQKWREGALAGATPKDAFFVKCGLGTTMSAQDILEGRMNVEIGMAVVRPAEFIILKFSHKLQTS; encoded by the coding sequence ATGCCTACCTACAAAACCCCCGACGTTTACATCGAAGAACTGTCTGTTTTTCCGCCCTCGGTGGCTGAGGTGGAAACTGCCATTCCTGCGTTTATTGGCTATACCCAACTCAGTCCAGCCAATTTGCGCAATCAACCCACCAAGATTAGCTCGTTATTAGAATACGAGAGTTTGTTCGGCACCGCAAAAAACGAAACGCTAACCGTAACGCTATCAGAAACGCGGGACAGCAACGGAATTTACCCCATTCTCTCGATCGCGGAACCGACCCTCAGCCATTATCTGTATTACTGTATGCGGATGTTTTTCGACAATGGCGGTGGCAAATGCTATGTGGTTTCCGTGGGAGACACCAGTGGAGCCGTGGCCTTGGGAGATAATACAACGGGACTGCTGGGGGGCTTGCAGGCGATTTCTAAGGAAGATGAGCCGACCTTGATTGTCATCCCCGATGCGGTGCTCCTGGATTCGGGGGCTGGAACCAACTACGGCACACTCATGCAGGCAGTCTTGGCCCAATGCGCTCGCCTCAAGGATCGCTTTGCCGTTATGGATGTGACGCGGGGCAAATCGACCTACGTAACCAGCGAAATTGATGCCTATCGTGACTTATTGGGTAACAACAACCTGAAGTACGGTGCGGCCTACTATCCCTTTATTAAGTCTGGGCTAAATTACGCTTACAGTGATGCCACGATCGCGATTAACCAACCCGATGAAGCGGCAGATGCGGATAACGCTGCGGGGCCTCTGAATAGTTTAACCCTGGCAAATCTCAACGATCCAGCTAACGCAAATTACAACACAGCCAACTATAACAACATCAAGAAGAAATTAGCAGATCTGTTTACCACCTTACCCCCCAGCAGTGCAGTCGCTGGCATTTATGCAACCGTCGATGCAGCGCGAGGAGTTTGGAAAGCGCCTGCCAACGTGAGCATCAACACCGTCGTCGGGCCAGTCGTTCGGTTAGACAATGCCAATCAGGATGAACTCAATGTCAATCCCGGCGCAGGTAAGTCGATTAATGCGATTCGAGCTTTTGCGGGAAAGGGCACCTTAGTTTGGGGCGCACGCACGCTAGCCGGAAATGATAACGAATGGCGCTATGTCTCCGTCCGTCGCTTCTACAACATGGTGGAGGAATCGGTGAAGAAATCCACCTACTGGGCTGTCTTTGAGCCCAATGATGCCAATACCTGGGTCAAGGTGCGCGGCATGATTGAAAACTATCTGCTGCAAAAGTGGCGGGAAGGGGCCTTGGCGGGGGCAACGCCCAAGGATGCCTTTTTCGTCAAATGTGGCCTGGGAACTACGATGTCCGCCCAAGATATTCTGGAAGGTCGGATGAACGTGGAAATTGGCATGGCTGTGGTGCGTCCGGCGGAGTTTATTATCCTCAAGTTCTCCCACAAGTTGCAAACCTCTTAA
- the miaA gene encoding tRNA (adenosine(37)-N6)-dimethylallyltransferase MiaA — translation MTGIDSAQLPSIDAPENQLGQPRSHDRSHRLFSNAIVPDLEVPNWIVPGLLVICGATASGKSGLAIAIAQRLNSLIISADSRQVYREFSIGTAKPSIEDQKQVPHALIDVCDPTETLTVADFQARVNQVLTDWGRSHPTPWPLLVGGTGLYIKSITRGMQIPRVAPQPQLRSQLVNLGQPWCYALLQQVDPIAATKIHANDTVRTLRALEVYYVTGHPITEQQGEHPPAYPILQIGLESAQIDDRIRCRTQQMFAQGFGEEVKQLVEKYGDALPLLNTLGYQEVRQYLQGKISLTEAEDLTVLHTRQFAKRQRTWFRAYPEVEWFDADAPDLVEQVWQRVQGFMTQANTQTNTPTNASTNPAI, via the coding sequence ATGACAGGGATCGATTCAGCTCAATTACCATCTATAGATGCCCCGGAAAACCAACTTGGGCAACCCCGATCGCACGACCGATCGCACCGTCTTTTTAGTAATGCAATTGTACCAGATTTAGAAGTGCCAAACTGGATAGTCCCCGGCCTACTCGTGATCTGCGGTGCAACGGCTTCCGGTAAGTCAGGACTGGCGATCGCGATCGCCCAACGGCTGAATTCCCTGATTATTAGCGCAGATTCGCGGCAAGTGTATCGAGAGTTTAGCATTGGAACCGCAAAACCGAGCATCGAAGATCAAAAACAAGTGCCCCATGCATTGATCGACGTTTGCGACCCCACGGAAACCCTGACGGTGGCGGATTTTCAGGCGCGGGTGAATCAAGTATTGACTGACTGGGGCCGATCGCACCCAACCCCCTGGCCACTGTTGGTCGGCGGCACCGGACTATACATTAAGTCCATCACACGCGGGATGCAGATTCCCCGAGTTGCTCCCCAGCCGCAACTGCGATCGCAATTGGTCAACCTCGGTCAGCCTTGGTGCTATGCCTTACTGCAACAGGTGGATCCGATCGCGGCGACCAAAATCCACGCCAATGATACCGTACGCACCCTGCGGGCCTTAGAGGTGTATTACGTCACGGGCCACCCCATTACAGAGCAACAGGGCGAGCATCCCCCCGCCTATCCCATTTTGCAGATTGGCTTGGAATCCGCACAGATTGACGATCGGATCCGGTGCCGAACCCAGCAGATGTTTGCCCAGGGCTTTGGGGAAGAGGTGAAGCAATTAGTGGAGAAATACGGGGACGCGCTGCCGTTGTTGAATACCCTGGGTTACCAAGAAGTGCGGCAATACTTGCAAGGTAAGATTTCCCTCACTGAAGCAGAGGATTTGACGGTGTTGCACACCCGCCAGTTTGCCAAACGCCAACGCACCTGGTTTCGGGCCTATCCTGAGGTGGAATGGTTTGATGCCGATGCCCCGGATCTCGTCGAACAGGTGTGGCAGCGGGTACAAGGCTTTATGACCCAGGCGAACACGCAGACTAATACGCCGACTAATGCTTCGACTAACCCAGCGATCTAG
- a CDS encoding PAAR domain-containing protein has protein sequence MPAAARVGDTSNHGGTLTGPGVSTVLIGGKPAAVAGDLHVCSLPPNGHQPTTSAFPSGSTTVLINGRPALRTTDACICGAMALIGDLTVLIN, from the coding sequence ATGCCCGCCGCAGCCAGGGTCGGAGATACTAGCAACCACGGAGGAACCCTCACAGGGCCGGGAGTCAGTACGGTCTTAATTGGTGGCAAGCCCGCTGCCGTAGCCGGAGATCTGCACGTTTGTTCGCTGCCACCCAATGGCCACCAACCCACAACCAGTGCCTTTCCATCCGGTAGTACCACGGTCTTAATTAACGGTAGGCCCGCTTTACGGACAACGGATGCCTGTATTTGTGGGGCCATGGCTTTGATTGGGGATCTGACGGTTTTGATTAATTAG
- a CDS encoding phage tail protein, translating into MANNYPIPVFHFTVEWGGKRVGFSEVSGLTQENQAIEYRDGSFPEYSSIKMPGLRKFNNITLKRGIIKSDNDFFNWLNTVKLNTVERRDLVISLLNEQHQPVMVWKVHNAFPVKVEGPQLKASGNEVAIESIEIAHEGLELQND; encoded by the coding sequence ATGGCAAACAACTATCCTATTCCCGTTTTTCATTTCACCGTTGAGTGGGGGGGCAAGCGTGTCGGGTTTTCGGAAGTCTCCGGCCTGACCCAAGAAAACCAAGCGATCGAGTACCGGGATGGCTCCTTTCCGGAATATTCATCGATTAAAATGCCGGGACTGCGCAAGTTCAACAACATCACGCTGAAACGGGGCATTATCAAAAGTGACAACGACTTTTTCAACTGGCTCAACACCGTCAAGTTGAATACGGTGGAACGGCGGGATTTGGTGATTAGTTTATTGAATGAGCAACACCAACCTGTCATGGTCTGGAAAGTTCACAATGCTTTTCCCGTCAAAGTGGAAGGGCCACAACTCAAGGCATCGGGCAATGAAGTGGCGATCGAATCGATCGAAATTGCCCACGAAGGACTGGAACTGCAAAACGATTAG
- a CDS encoding DUF5908 family protein, which yields MPIVVDEVVISVEVSNQASGGSTTPASPTQDKQTLINECVERVLEILKQKEER from the coding sequence ATGCCGATCGTTGTGGATGAAGTTGTAATTTCCGTTGAAGTCAGTAACCAGGCTTCCGGCGGATCAACCACTCCTGCCAGTCCCACCCAGGATAAACAAACCTTGATTAACGAATGTGTGGAACGGGTTCTGGAAATCCTTAAACAGAAGGAGGAACGCTAA
- a CDS encoding DUF4255 domain-containing protein yields the protein MLDIALKFLQDELNAYLFTRTGSDTVKVEMSRLVDEAGKYALEGETIGATIINLEEDRIFKSHLPDHSYLNGQHVVQEPDLKLNLHVLFAANFKLYDQALKYLSYILLFFQAHSVFTSEEYPGLDPKIGKLAIELQSLNYEQLNQVWAFIGGKHLPSVIYKVRMVILQDIEPQKVQRPLTTININLHH from the coding sequence ATGCTAGATATCGCCCTTAAATTTCTCCAAGACGAGTTGAATGCCTACTTATTTACGAGAACTGGATCAGATACCGTCAAAGTGGAAATGAGTAGGCTGGTGGATGAAGCTGGGAAATATGCTTTGGAAGGGGAAACGATCGGAGCCACTATTATTAATTTGGAAGAAGATCGTATTTTTAAATCCCACCTTCCAGACCATAGCTATCTGAATGGTCAACATGTTGTGCAAGAGCCAGATTTGAAGCTAAATTTGCATGTGTTATTTGCTGCAAATTTTAAGCTCTATGATCAGGCGTTGAAGTATCTGTCCTATATTCTTTTGTTTTTTCAGGCTCACTCTGTTTTTACATCGGAAGAATATCCAGGACTTGATCCAAAAATCGGCAAGTTAGCGATCGAACTTCAGTCCTTGAATTACGAACAATTAAATCAGGTTTGGGCCTTTATTGGCGGCAAGCATTTACCTTCTGTCATCTACAAAGTCCGCATGGTCATCCTGCAAGATATAGAACCTCAAAAAGTCCAACGCCCCCTCACCACAATCAATATAAATCTTCATCACTAA
- a CDS encoding VOC family protein, whose protein sequence is MAQNWSLNAVRVFVSDIENAKIFYCDMLGWVPKEDGRANGFLLFDVGAVQLVVETVDVEAQQAWKLAGRFTGVSFEVEDVRALYESLVRKGVEFVSKPEAKDWGGVVASFVDPDRNGITIFSAAK, encoded by the coding sequence ATGGCACAAAATTGGTCGCTAAATGCTGTGCGGGTCTTCGTATCGGATATCGAGAATGCCAAGATTTTTTACTGCGACATGCTGGGGTGGGTGCCGAAGGAGGATGGGCGAGCTAACGGATTTCTCCTGTTTGATGTGGGAGCCGTGCAACTGGTAGTGGAAACCGTGGATGTGGAGGCGCAACAAGCCTGGAAACTAGCCGGTCGTTTCACAGGCGTGTCCTTTGAGGTGGAGGATGTTCGGGCGCTGTATGAAAGCCTCGTGCGCAAAGGGGTAGAGTTTGTCAGCAAACCCGAAGCGAAAGATTGGGGTGGAGTTGTTGCTAGCTTTGTGGATCCCGATCGCAATGGTATTACTATTTTTTCTGCTGCTAAATAA
- the vgrG gene encoding type VI secretion system tip protein VgrG produces MPDTKTLPIAAEHREFTIKVGGTEIDRAHQLLAVNVVKTVNKIASARLVYLDGTADSSDFPLSNTNQLIPGQEIEILAGTGSDLVSLFQGIIIQQQIKIRDHTAPQLIVDCRHRSAKLTVGRKSAYFFDQTDSDMISQLLDQAGIEADVQALSIPHPQQVQYDCTDWDFLLTRAEANGLLVLTNTNTVTIKAPDFSRSPVCTLQFGSTILEMDAAIDARSQFSAVKSMTWDAAQQTVVEKEANEPSLSSPGNLASADLAAVMGLEQLALRHGALLEAEAQAWADAQWLKSKMSRVSGRLKCEGIATVNPGDLVRLSGVGDRYNGNVFITGVRQDFDLVQGWKTHLQFGNTEQWLAAEHNSVTAPKAAALLPGINGLQIGLVVSNEDPEGEDRIRVKMPLVNAEDEGTWARLATLDAGQERGFCFRPEVNDEVILGFINDDPRQAIILGMVHSSAKPAPIPGSDDNHEKVYQSRSKMKLYFDDDQKIMQFATPAGNQITLSEADKGITIEDQNGNKIAMTSDGIKIESRQAIELKAGTELKVESGTALNLKGGTELKLEGTAGAEISSTATTKVKGGLVQIN; encoded by the coding sequence ATGCCAGACACTAAAACCCTCCCGATCGCCGCAGAACATCGCGAATTCACCATCAAAGTCGGTGGAACCGAGATCGATCGGGCCCATCAACTGTTGGCGGTGAATGTGGTTAAAACCGTCAATAAAATTGCCTCGGCTCGCTTGGTCTATCTGGATGGGACAGCGGATTCCAGCGATTTTCCCCTGAGCAATACTAACCAACTCATTCCGGGACAGGAGATTGAAATTCTGGCGGGAACGGGCAGTGATTTGGTGTCCCTATTTCAGGGCATCATCATTCAGCAGCAGATCAAAATTCGCGATCATACGGCTCCGCAACTGATTGTGGATTGTCGCCACCGATCGGCCAAGCTCACTGTGGGACGGAAAAGTGCCTACTTTTTTGACCAAACGGACAGCGATATGATCAGCCAATTGCTGGATCAGGCGGGGATTGAGGCCGATGTCCAGGCCCTATCTATACCCCATCCCCAGCAGGTGCAATACGACTGTACGGATTGGGATTTTTTGTTAACGCGGGCGGAGGCCAACGGGCTGTTAGTGTTAACGAATACGAATACGGTCACGATTAAGGCTCCAGACTTCAGTCGTTCTCCCGTTTGCACCTTGCAATTTGGGTCAACGATCTTGGAAATGGATGCGGCGATCGATGCGCGATCGCAATTTAGTGCGGTTAAAAGTATGACCTGGGATGCAGCCCAGCAAACCGTTGTAGAAAAGGAGGCCAATGAACCCAGTCTCAGTAGCCCTGGAAATTTAGCCAGTGCTGATCTCGCGGCGGTGATGGGGTTGGAACAGCTTGCCCTGCGCCATGGGGCTTTGCTAGAAGCGGAAGCCCAAGCCTGGGCCGATGCTCAGTGGCTCAAGTCCAAAATGAGCCGGGTTAGTGGGCGGCTGAAGTGTGAAGGCATTGCAACAGTGAATCCGGGGGATCTGGTGCGGTTGAGTGGCGTCGGCGATCGCTATAACGGCAATGTCTTTATCACGGGGGTGCGGCAGGATTTCGACCTAGTGCAAGGCTGGAAAACCCATCTGCAATTTGGCAATACGGAGCAATGGCTGGCCGCAGAGCACAACTCCGTTACCGCACCCAAGGCCGCTGCCCTGCTGCCGGGAATTAATGGCTTACAAATTGGTCTTGTCGTCAGCAATGAGGATCCTGAGGGTGAAGATCGCATTCGGGTCAAGATGCCCTTGGTCAATGCGGAGGATGAGGGAACTTGGGCAAGGCTAGCCACCTTAGATGCGGGACAGGAACGAGGGTTTTGTTTTCGACCGGAGGTGAACGATGAAGTGATTCTGGGGTTTATCAATGATGATCCGCGCCAAGCCATAATTTTGGGCATGGTACACAGTAGCGCAAAACCCGCGCCGATACCGGGATCTGATGATAACCATGAGAAGGTTTACCAAAGTCGATCGAAGATGAAACTCTACTTCGATGACGACCAAAAAATTATGCAATTCGCAACCCCAGCGGGGAATCAAATCACACTCAGTGAAGCTGATAAAGGCATCACGATCGAAGATCAAAACGGCAACAAAATTGCGATGACATCAGACGGTATCAAAATCGAAAGTCGTCAAGCGATCGAACTCAAAGCGGGAACAGAATTAAAAGTTGAATCGGGTACAGCACTGAATTTAAAAGGAGGAACGGAATTAAAGCTGGAAGGAACCGCAGGGGCAGAAATTTCCAGCACGGCAACAACCAAGGTGAAAGGAGGCTTGGTACAAATCAATTAA
- a CDS encoding GPW/gp25 family protein has protein sequence MSENRSNPTYTSFLGTGWSFPPEFVLETGEMVMTSDEADIENSLKILLGTAAGERFLNPKYGLDMHEILFEPMSTTLKTFLQDRIKTTILIYEPRINLLSIELDTSAQYEGNVRILLQYEIRATNSRFNLVYPFYTSDANEIRQTVDFNL, from the coding sequence ATGAGTGAAAACCGATCGAATCCAACGTATACCTCGTTTTTAGGAACAGGATGGAGTTTTCCGCCGGAGTTTGTGCTGGAAACGGGGGAAATGGTAATGACCTCCGATGAAGCGGATATTGAAAATAGTCTGAAGATTCTGCTGGGAACAGCGGCAGGGGAACGATTTCTCAATCCGAAGTATGGCTTGGATATGCACGAAATACTCTTTGAGCCAATGAGTACAACGTTGAAAACGTTCCTACAAGATCGGATTAAAACGACTATTTTGATCTACGAACCTCGGATTAATTTATTGTCGATCGAACTGGATACTTCAGCGCAGTATGAAGGCAATGTCCGCATCCTATTGCAGTACGAAATCCGGGCAACCAACTCCCGCTTCAATCTGGTCTATCCCTTCTACACCAGTGATGCCAATGAAATTCGCCAAACCGTGGATTTCAATTTGTAA
- a CDS encoding iron-containing redox enzyme family protein — protein sequence MQTATTSSRLNRDIALSPHVQVKQQEISERAIAHCQIALDRSRFFSLLRAGEMPQSLMQYVFLQYGLWRDRLHQWFGLCIVKAPSCTHPDQKLAIMSLADHTFTDLQDGHSEMFMELLRSLNLDESVLQSTPRSPATLAYERSFFDRFGHGTDNFYEALAGLSGRELCVSLRNQRILQQYFDVHQLAHPEWLALHAELEVDHFLDAIRPVLIHYAEDSLKLLELWQAVEQSIDRHVQYFDDLLSEFEAQVT from the coding sequence ATGCAAACTGCTACAACCTCTAGCCGCCTCAACCGAGATATTGCACTCTCCCCTCACGTCCAAGTCAAACAGCAGGAAATTAGTGAACGCGCGATCGCCCATTGCCAAATCGCCCTCGATCGCAGTCGTTTTTTTAGCTTGCTTCGAGCTGGGGAAATGCCGCAATCCCTGATGCAGTATGTCTTTTTGCAGTATGGGCTCTGGCGCGATCGCTTGCATCAATGGTTTGGCCTCTGCATTGTTAAAGCGCCCAGTTGCACCCACCCCGACCAAAAGTTAGCGATCATGTCCCTGGCCGATCATACGTTTACTGATCTACAAGATGGCCATAGCGAAATGTTTATGGAATTGCTACGATCGCTAAATCTTGATGAATCCGTTCTCCAATCAACCCCGCGCAGTCCTGCCACCCTAGCCTACGAGCGCTCATTTTTTGACAGGTTTGGCCACGGTACTGATAATTTCTATGAGGCATTAGCGGGCTTGAGTGGCCGTGAACTCTGCGTGTCGCTTCGCAATCAACGGATTCTACAACAGTACTTTGATGTCCATCAGTTAGCCCATCCCGAATGGTTAGCCCTGCACGCAGAATTGGAAGTCGATCACTTCCTAGATGCGATTCGTCCGGTGTTAATTCACTATGCAGAAGATTCGCTGAAATTGTTGGAACTATGGCAGGCCGTTGAGCAGAGCATCGATCGGCATGTGCAATATTTTGATGATCTTCTGAGCGAATTTGAAGCTCAAGTGACATGA
- a CDS encoding DUF790 family protein encodes MLPTDLLMHRFNGEEVQPKRLALTDDVLEMAADLIAIFQSAKGDKRGELNRLLQELEGEETDYRVKRGLAHLLTSAFSEFETVSPLEPPMLREKVFALSATTIPSRQNTTATLETVANQLTQELGQEVLVEQVQAGLYADLPDNQILTTFDAPTPEALIHRYNLSQVQGVFYRSSHVQIDAHRNDPGQYKLLFRYIKLFQLMSYIEGDADHGFTLTLDGPTSLFQPSTRYGLSLAKLLPALLHVTKWSLTADLQLKDYYSGQVRKGRFTLEADCGLVTHYPPGKTYDSMLEQGFVDRWNKTKTEWKLEREVDLVAIPGSVMIPDFRLVHPDGRSVLLEIVGYWRPEYLQKKFAQVRKAERSDLILAVSERLNLEKAGIKLTDVPAKLVWFKDQLLPKAILAVLEEI; translated from the coding sequence ATGTTACCCACCGATTTACTCATGCATCGTTTCAACGGTGAAGAGGTGCAGCCGAAACGCCTAGCCCTAACCGATGATGTCCTAGAAATGGCTGCGGATTTGATTGCCATTTTCCAGTCCGCCAAGGGGGACAAGCGGGGGGAACTGAATCGACTGTTGCAGGAGTTGGAAGGGGAAGAAACGGACTATCGGGTCAAGCGGGGATTAGCCCATTTGCTGACCAGTGCTTTTAGTGAGTTTGAAACGGTGAGTCCTTTGGAGCCGCCGATGTTGCGGGAAAAGGTGTTTGCCCTCTCTGCCACCACAATTCCCAGCCGCCAAAATACCACCGCCACCCTGGAAACCGTGGCAAACCAACTGACCCAGGAACTCGGTCAAGAAGTATTAGTCGAACAAGTCCAAGCCGGACTCTATGCCGATCTGCCCGATAACCAAATTCTCACGACCTTTGATGCGCCGACGCCGGAAGCGTTAATTCATCGCTACAATTTATCCCAAGTGCAGGGCGTCTTTTATCGATCGAGTCATGTGCAAATTGACGCCCACCGCAACGATCCGGGCCAGTACAAGCTCCTGTTTCGCTATATCAAATTATTCCAATTGATGAGTTACATCGAAGGGGACGCCGACCATGGCTTTACCCTCACCCTCGATGGGCCAACCAGCCTGTTTCAGCCCTCCACCCGCTACGGACTCTCCTTGGCCAAACTTCTACCAGCCCTGCTGCATGTCACGAAGTGGAGTTTAACCGCAGACTTGCAACTGAAGGATTATTATTCCGGCCAGGTGCGCAAGGGACGCTTCACCCTTGAGGCCGACTGTGGATTGGTCACCCACTATCCCCCCGGCAAAACCTACGACAGCATGTTGGAGCAAGGCTTTGTCGATCGCTGGAACAAAACCAAAACGGAGTGGAAATTGGAACGGGAAGTGGATTTGGTCGCGATTCCCGGCAGCGTCATGATTCCCGACTTTCGCCTGGTGCATCCCGACGGTCGATCGGTCTTGCTGGAAATCGTGGGTTACTGGCGACCGGAATATTTGCAGAAAAAATTTGCCCAAGTGCGCAAAGCCGAGCGATCGGATTTAATTTTGGCCGTCTCGGAACGCCTGAATCTGGAAAAAGCGGGCATTAAGCTAACGGATGTGCCCGCGAAGCTTGTCTGGTTTAAGGATCAGTTACTCCCGAAGGCCATTCTTGCGGTGTTGGAAGAAATTTAA
- a CDS encoding phage tail protein, producing MANYYPPVGFHFKVEVLGITPKADDVRFTEVSGLSVELGTEEVAEGGENRFIQKYPTRSKYPELVLKRGLLLKSEVLTWVRQCIEDYDIQPKNIDIKLLNEAHEPLLTWHLVNAYPTKWAVSDFNASNNAVVIESLQFFYQYFTLDQA from the coding sequence ATGGCAAATTACTATCCGCCCGTGGGATTTCACTTTAAGGTTGAAGTGTTGGGGATTACGCCGAAAGCCGATGATGTCCGGTTTACGGAGGTGAGTGGACTGTCCGTAGAACTGGGGACAGAGGAAGTTGCGGAAGGGGGAGAAAATCGGTTTATCCAAAAGTATCCCACCCGATCGAAATATCCTGAACTCGTTCTCAAGCGGGGCCTGCTCCTCAAATCGGAAGTGCTGACTTGGGTGCGGCAATGCATTGAGGATTATGACATTCAGCCGAAAAACATTGATATTAAGTTGCTGAACGAAGCCCATGAACCACTCTTAACTTGGCATCTTGTCAATGCCTATCCCACCAAATGGGCTGTCAGTGATTTCAATGCCTCTAACAACGCTGTCGTCATTGAGAGTTTGCAATTTTTCTATCAATATTTCACCTTAGATCAAGCCTAG